Proteins co-encoded in one Epinephelus moara isolate mb chromosome 13, YSFRI_EMoa_1.0, whole genome shotgun sequence genomic window:
- the psmd11b gene encoding 26S proteasome non-ATPase regulatory subunit 11B, with amino-acid sequence MAAAAVVEFQRAQSLISTDRNASIDILHSIVRRDVQENDEEAVRVKEQSILELGTLLAKTGQAAELGGLLKFVRPFLISISKAKAARLVRSLLDLFLDMEAATGQEVELCLECIEWAKAEKRTFLRQALEARLISLYFDTKRYQEALALGSQLLQELKKMDDKALLVEVQLLESKTYHALSNLPKARAALTSARTTANAIYCPPKLQAALDMQSGIIHAAEEKDWKTAYSYFFEAFEGYDSIDSPRAITALKYMLLCKIVLNLPEEVQALISGKLGLRYAGRQANALKCVAQACKNRSLADFEKALTEYRAELRDDPIINTHLAKLYDNLLEQNLIRVIEPFSRVQIAHISGLIKLSKGDVERKLSQMILDKKFHGILDQGEGVLIIFEEPPVDKTYEAALETIQNMSKVVDSLYNKAKKLT; translated from the exons ATGGCGGCTGCAGCAGTGGTTGAATTTCAGAGAGCCCAGTCTCTCATTAGCACGGACCGCAACGCCTCTATCGACATCCTCCATTCAATAG TGAGGAGAGATGTCCAAGAGAACGATGAGGAAGCTGTCAGGGTTAAAGAACAGAGCATCCTGGAGCTGGGGACactcctggccaagacaggacAGGCTGCTG AACTAGGGGGTCTGCTGAAGTTTGTGAGGCCTTTTCTGATTTCCATCAGCAAGGCCAAGGCGGCCCGGCTGGTCCGCTCTCTGCTGGACCTCTTTCTTGACATGGAGGCAGCAACGGGGCAGGAGGTTGAGCTGTGTCTTGAATGCATTGAGTGGGCCAAGGCCGAGAAGAGGACCTTCCTACGACAGGCTCTGGAG GCACGGCTGATCTCACTCTATTTTGACACCAAAAGATACCAGGAGGCCTTGGCGCTTG GCTCCCAGTTGCTCCAGGAGCTGAAAAAGATGGATGACAAAGCTCTTCTGGTAGAGGTGCAGTTGCTGGAAAGTAAGACGTACCATGCTCTCAGTAACCTGCCCAAGGCCCGCGCAGCCCTCACTTCAGCCAGGACCACCGCCAACGCCATTTACTGTCCTCCAAAGCTCCAGGCAGCTCTGGACATGCAGTCAG GGATCATCCACGCAGCAGAGGAGAAGGACTGGAAGACGGCCTACTCCTACTTCTTTGAGGCCTTCGAGGGCTACGACTCCATCGACAGCCCCAGAGCCATCACAGCACTCAAATACATGCTTCTGTGCAAAATTGTCCTCAACCT accagaggaggTTCAAGCCCTGATCAGTGGTAAACTGGGCCTGCGATATGCCGGCAGACAGGCAA ATGCACTGAAATGTGTAGCCCAGGCCTGCAAGAACAGATCATTAGCAGACTTTGAAAAG GCCCTAACAGAGTACAGAGCAGAACTGAGGGACGATCCCATTATCAACACTCACCTGGCCAAGCTGTACGACAACCTGCTGGAACAAAACCTCATCCGAGTCATTGAACCATTTTCCAGAGTACAG ATAGCACACATATCAGGTCTAATCAAACTGTCAAAG GGGGATGTTGAGAGGAAATTATCACAGATGATTCTGGACAAAAAGTTTCACG GAATCCTTGACCAAGGTGAAGGTGTCTTGATCATATTCGAGGAGCCCCCAGTGGACAAAACATACGAAGCAGCCTTGGAAACAATTCAGAACATGAGCAAAGTCGTGGATTCACTTTACAACAAAGCCAAGAAGCTGACATAg